Proteins found in one Candidatus Rokuibacteriota bacterium genomic segment:
- a CDS encoding type II toxin-antitoxin system HicB family antitoxin produces the protein MEGGDAVRQVIVFRGEDGYWVVECPSLPGCVSQGRTKAEAIANIKEAISGYIEVLEEDHLPVPEERFEAWVVAV, from the coding sequence ATGGAGGGGGGTGATGCAGTGAGGCAAGTGATTGTCTTCCGGGGGGAGGATGGCTACTGGGTGGTCGAGTGCCCGAGCCTGCCTGGCTGCGTGAGCCAGGGTCGGACCAAGGCGGAGGCGATTGCCAACATCAAGGAGGCAATCAGCGGGTATATCGAAGTGCTCGAAGAGGACCATCTCCCAGTTCCCGAGGAGCGTTTCGAGGCATGGGTCGTAGCCGTATGA
- a CDS encoding type II toxin-antitoxin system HicB family antitoxin, protein MRYAVVIEKAEANFSAYVPDLPGCVATGATKEEAKQNIREAIRFHVDGLREDGLAIPEPTSVCGYVDA, encoded by the coding sequence ATGCGCTACGCGGTGGTCATCGAGAAGGCCGAGGCGAATTTCTCCGCGTACGTGCCCGACCTCCCTGGGTGCGTCGCCACCGGCGCCACGAAGGAAGAGGCCAAGCAGAACATCCGGGAGGCGATCCGGTTCCACGTGGATGGCCTCCGGGAGGATGGGCTCGCCATCCCCGAGCCGACCAGCGTCTGTGGGTATGTAGACGCGTGA
- a CDS encoding plasmid pRiA4b ORF-3 family protein has product MKDRPPTVIAGPIYQLKITLKGLRPLIWRRFQVPGDYTLARLHRGIQRVMGWTDSHLHEYIVRGRHYGTPSDEWEGPPVVSERSARLCDVATREKARLVYVYDFGDDWQHDLLVEKIVAPQPGQRYPVCLAGQHACPPEDCGGYPGYVEFLAAISNPKHTEHAEMLEWVGGAFDPWAFDLDGVNRALKRFRQP; this is encoded by the coding sequence GTGAAGGATCGCCCTCCGACCGTGATCGCCGGCCCGATCTACCAGCTGAAGATCACGCTCAAGGGCCTCCGCCCGCTGATCTGGCGGCGCTTCCAGGTTCCGGGGGATTACACGCTCGCCCGGCTCCACCGGGGGATCCAGCGGGTCATGGGCTGGACCGACTCCCACCTCCACGAGTACATCGTGCGCGGGCGGCACTACGGGACCCCGTCTGACGAGTGGGAAGGCCCGCCGGTGGTGTCCGAGCGCAGCGCCCGGCTGTGCGACGTGGCGACTCGCGAGAAGGCCCGCTTAGTGTACGTCTACGACTTCGGCGACGACTGGCAGCACGACCTCCTCGTCGAGAAGATCGTCGCGCCGCAGCCCGGCCAGCGCTATCCGGTCTGCCTCGCCGGGCAGCACGCCTGCCCGCCGGAAGATTGCGGCGGATACCCCGGCTACGTCGAGTTCCTCGCGGCCATCTCGAATCCAAAGCATACCGAGCACGCGGAGATGCTGGAGTGGGTCGGCGGGGCCTTCGATCCCTGGGCCTTCGACCTCGACGGCGTCAACCGCGCCCTCAAGCGGTTCCGGCAGCCGTGA